AGTCTCAATTTACAGGTCCAGAAATTGGTCAGCGGTTTGCTAGTATGAATCCCCAAGCAATCAAGGTCTTTCAACAACTAGAAGAGGTGGGACTAACACCCCAACTAGAACTGCCAGCGGTAACAATTGGCTTAATCAGGCAATTTTTACCTTTACTAGCTGAGTCTGCTACAGCTGCTGCAGCGCGTGGCGATTGATGAAAAGTCCAGATTTATCTTCCCCTGCTCCCCTGTTGCCCCCTAATCCCCACTGGCGTGGGGACCCCGAGTTCCCCCTGCTATCCCAACGAAAAGTTCATTTTTACAACAAGTCTAATCTTTGAGCCTGATGTCGATAACGGAAGAGTTAAAGTTGTAGTTAAAGCCTTCAAGCTCAACGGGAACACCAATTTTGAGTTTGCTGTTGCCGATTACTGGACCATTTTTTGTAATTTGAGCTTTGCCGTCTAAGGTCAAAAGCATATCTGTATTAAACAAGTTGCCCCTTGGATCGGGCAACTCTCGGACTGAGCCATCTGGTTGGGGGACAAGTGTAGTTCGAGGCAGCAGTTTGACGGCTTTAACGGCAATCTGACCGTGGGGTTGATTACGGATAATTACGTTGGTTTTACCGCCTGCCTTCAGCCCTTGCTCGAATAACTGTTGAGGGTCGCGCACATTCAGACCTCGGACAATTAAGTCAATCTCAACTGGTTTGGTAGTAGTACCAACTTGGGCAACTGAACCAGAGGTGCCGGGAAAGAAAAAGATGCCTACTAGAACCAGCAGAATTACCAAAGCTGCTCCTAAGTCGAGGATGCTTACCTTGCCGAACAAACGCCCTTGAGAATCCAAAATCTTCATATTTGTGAGAAAGCTAAATTGAAAATAAGCTTTCTGGCAATTGTCTGCTGCCAGATTACCACAACTGATGCTCCAACTAGCGATTTTCTAGGATAGGCGATTACATTTCTTGTCCCATATACCGCTTAGTGGTGCGCCAAACCTGAATGCTAATACAGGGACTTAAAAATGGCAACCAAAAGTCCTATTTGTACGTCTACTGTTTAAAGCTCATTTGGGGTTTAACCTTGAGCAACTGAGCATTTTCTACAGGTTTCTTCTGTTTCCTTGTTCAGGAATCTTATCTTTTGGGTGATTTATAAATAATCCTCTGTCATGTTTAACCTTTTCTCTTTTTTCTCCCGTCGTCATCAGCATCGCTGGCTTTATCCGTTGCTGTCGCTGATAGTGGCGTTCGGCATTTTTGTGGGTTCGCTCCAGCCCTCGCAGGCATTACCCTGGTTTGACTTACTGATTCGAGGAGTACAGGTAATTCAACTATCCAACGTTTCCGATAAAGAGGAAATCCAGCTAGGCAGGCAAATTAATCAGCAGTTGGTTAGTCGTGAATTTCAGCTTTATCGCAATGAAAGTGTAAATCGTTACGTCGATCAAATTGGACAGCGGTTGGCAGCAAGGAGCGATCGCTCCAATATCCCGTATACGTTTCAGGTGGTTAACAATAAAAGTGTCAATGCCTTTGCCACAGCGGGAGGCTTTGTCTATGTCACCACTGGCTTGATGACAACCGCAGACAACGAGGCGCAGTTGGCTAGCGTCTTAGCCCATGAAATTGGTCATATTTCCAATCGGCATTTGATCCAGCAGATGCGGCAAACAGCGATCGCGGGTGGTGTTGCCACAGCGGCTGGGGTAGACCGGAACAGGGCGGTTCAGATTGGTGTAGATTTGGCACTGCGCCGTCCTAACAGTCGCCAAGATGAATTTGAAGCCGATCAAACAGGATTAAGAACCTTGGGACGCGCTGGTTATGCTGAGTCTGCGATGGTTGCTTTTATGGAAAAGCTACTTAAACAAGGGCGCTCAGCTCCCAGCTTTTTGAGTACCCACCCTGCCACAGGCGATCGTATTACCGCTCTCAGACGTGAAATTGACCCCCAAAAGGCGGATGGTGATGGGTTAAACAATGCTGCCTACAAAGCGAACATTCGACCTTTATTGAGCTAAGCCTACCGAGCCACTACCCGCGCGGGGTCAACCCGCGTCACAACTTCTTCCAATGGCAGGGTGCGGATCGATTTATCAAAGACATCTACTTGGTATACCAGACGATTCGTGAGGTCTAGTCCAGTCAGGAAGCCACTTTTGCGGTGATAAGCCCCCGTGTCAATGTCGAGCCAGCCCTGCCCTTGGGCGAGTTCCCCAGGGCGAACGCCTGGTAGGGTAAAGGTAATAGTGTGACCAACGACGATCAGCTTATTGGGGAAATAAGGCTGACGCATACTGTGGAATTCTTCCCGTACCCAGCAAAACTGCTCGGCAGTTTGTTCTGCCAACGGAATTCTGGGGTCAATACCAGCATGAACCAACCAGATATCACCCAAGTCCAGGTGGGTTGGCAAGCTTAGCAGCCATTCTAGGTGATGTTCGGGAACAGTGGCTTTTTTGTAACTGTTTAAAGTCTCATATCCCCCACTGTAGAGCCAAGCGTGCCTGACTTGGCTAGAAACGCGCCTACTGAGTACGTCAATTAGCATTTGTTCATGATTTCCCAGCAGACAGTAGTAAGAACTTTGCTGGACAAAATCCACAACCTGGCTACTCTGTGGTCCTCGATCAATTAAGTCTCCCAGGAAGTACACTTGATCGTCTGAGCCAGGAGCGATCGCCTCTAGTAAGAGCATGAGGCCATCATAGTAACCATGTACATCTCCAATAACAATGCGACGATAACTCGCTTCGCTCATACGGCTTTTTGGGTTGAAAATGCTACTTAATCTTTATTAGGTACAGCCTATCTTGTCTTCAGTTAAGACTGCGTGAAAATAGCTTATAGATATTGATTTAATTTTAAGTGACTACTCCCAGCGCCGCACTAATTGACGGCGTGGTCTTCTACGGATTGGATACCGATCAACGTTAGAGAGTAGTAGGGGCGGGTTTAGCCGAATTGCCGGTTGAATTACAGGTATGCCTAATTAACCCGCCCGTACAGGAGTAAGGACGGGTTTAGCCGAATTGCCGGTTGAATCACAGGTACGCCTAACTAACCCGCCCGTACCGTACAGGAGTAAAGAATGGCGATGAAAGCTGAGTATAGGAATTTTTTGATTCGTGACTGGGAGAAGAGCGATCGCGCTGCGGCTGCCGAGGTTATTAGTTCTGTGTTGGTAGAATATGGTTTAGGTTGGGAGCCAGCGGGAGCAGACCGAGATGTTTTAGAAGTGGAAGAGTGTTATCTATCTACTGGAGGAGAGTTTTGGGTAATTGAACATCAAGGTCAATTGGTAGGGACGGGGGGATACTACCCTGTAGTGCGGGGGGAAAAAGCGGTAGAAATCCGAAAAATGTACCTCTTGCCAGCTGCAAGGGGACAGGGATTAGGTAAATTTTTGTTACAAAAACTAGAACAGGCGATCACAGCCAGGCGTTTCCAGCAAATTTGGATTGAAACCGCCAGTGTTTTGGTTGAGGCGATCAAGCTTTACGAAAGTAGCGGCTACCAACCAGAAACAGGCGTAGAGACAGCACGGTGCGATCGCATTTATGTCAAAACAGTGTAGGGGCGGGTTTATCGAACATATCTGTGAGCCACCAGACAAGTTGGTAAAACCCGCCCGTACGGGAGGTGGTTTTATCGGACATATCGGTAAGCCACCAGACAAGTTGGTAAAACCCGCCCGTACGGGAGTAGTGTTCCAGGTAGAGGCATTGATTGAGGTTCATTTGCCCCTCACCCCTCACCCCTCACCCCTAATAAGCGTCCTGCAACTCATAGAAGTCAGGTGAGACATAATCCTTCCGTAAAGGCCAACCTACCCAATCTTCTGGCATCAAAAGTCGCTTCAAGTTTGGGTGTCCTTCGTAGATGATGCCGAACATATCGTAGGATTCACGCTCTTGCCAGTCTGCTGTCTTCCAAATCCAGTACACTGAAGGCACTTTCGGGTCTTCCCTTGGTAGGAAAACCTTGACTCGCAACTCTTCTGGGCGATCGGCGTTATCACTCAGTTTAATCAGGTGATACATACTGACTAAATCCTGTCCTGGACCAGAATCATAGCCACATTGACACTGGAGATAGTTAAACCCATAGGCATAGAGCGCTGTTGCAAGGGGGAGTAGGTAGTTGCGATCAACCTTAATGATCTCAACTCCCTTACGATCTAGCTCCATTGCTTCATGCTCAAAACCATTTTCGGTCAACCACCGAGAAACCTTACCAACTTCTACTAGCTGGGATGCTTCTGCATTGTCAGTTTGCTCCGATGCGGGTACAGGTTTAGATTCTTCAGCCACGGCGCATCTCCTCCTTTTCTGCCGATTCCAAAGCGGTTGGTATTGGCATTCCCATTGCTTCCATCAATTCCTTGGACGGTGCTTGACGAGTGTCTGACTGCAAATATTGTCCAGTCAAGATTGACTCCACAACCTTCATGTTGTGAGTGGAGCTGTAATAACGATGTGTTTGCTTAATCTGACTCCGCTCCTGCATCGACTCATTCGCAATCTTCTTCCGCAGCTTGATGATCGCGTCGATAATCGCTTCTGGACGGGGCGGACAACCGGGCAAGTATACATCTACAGGAATTAATTTGTCTACACCTCGAACAGCAGTCGGCGAATCAACGCTGAACATACCGCCAGTAATTGTGCAAGCCCCCATAGCAATTACATACTTTGGGTCTGGCATCTGTTCATAGAGCCGTACTAGCTGGGGTGCCATCTTCATAGTGATCGTCCCCGCTGTAATGATTAAATCGGCTTGGCGGGGGCTAGAACGGGGAATCAGACCAAAACGGTCAAAGTCAAATCGCGAGCCAATCAGCGCGGCAAATTCAATAAAGCAGCAGGCAGTGCCAAACAGTAGGGGCCACAAGCTGGAAAGCCTAGACCAGTTGTAGAGGTCATCAACTGTGGTGAGGATAACGTTCTCAGAAAGGTCTTGTGTGACAGTAGGACGCTCAATCGGGTTAATGATGCGTCCTTGTTGCTCTGCCAAGGCAGTGTCTTGGTTCGTCATATTATTTAAGACCATTCCAAAGCTCCTTTACGCCATGCATAAACAAGGGCAACAACAAGAATTGCAATAAAAATCAGGGCTTCAACAAATGCCAACAATCCGAGGGTGTGGAAGGCGACTGCCCAGGGATATAGAAATACAGTCTCTACATCAAAAATGACGAAGACCAAGGCAAACATGTAGTAGCGGATATTGAACTGAATCCAGGCACCGCCAATCGGTTCCATGCCTGATTCGTAGGTGGTGCGACGTTCCGGGTTGCGACCACTAGGTCTGAGAAGCTTGGACGCCGAAAGAGCAAGTGCAGGTACTAGGCTACAGATTAACAAGAAGCCTAGTAAGTACTCGTAGCCGCTGAGGACAAACACGATGGATAACTACCGCTGTTAGTGTAAATAATTTGTTACTTACTTTTACATTATATCTTTCCGATTGTCACAGAACCTGCTGCACTATACAACATACTCGCGTAAGGGCGGGTTGATCAGACATACCTGTGAGCTAATAGGTGAGTCAGTGAAACCCGCCCCTACTTTAGGCAAACACTTATGTCATAATTTTTAACAGATATTTAAGCTTCGCCCCTCAAATCTCTAATATTGTCTAAGCTATGAGCGAACCAGCTGTTGACACCCAAATGCTAGACCGCCACGAATGTCGTGTCTGTGGTTATGTTTATGAACCGGCTCAGGGAGACAGCAAGTATCCCGTTTCCCCCGGAACACCGTTTGAACAACTGCCGTCCGCTTGGCGTTGTCCGGTTTGTGGTGCTAGAACCGCTCAGTTCACAAATATTGGTCCCACGGGGAAAGCCTCTGGCTTTCAAGAAAATCTCAACTATGGTTTAGGTGTTAACAAACTAACGCCGCTCCAGAAGAATATATTGATTTTTGGTGGCTTGGCACTTGCATTTTTATTTTTCCTTAGTCTCTACGGATTACAATGAAACCCACTTATAAGTGCTGCTATTATACTTTGAATAATTTGGTGATTTTCCTAACCTAGGGCGTACAGAAACGCTATGCGATCGCTTTTTCCAAAAAAAAACTTACAGATGCTAATGCCTTCGATTCTTAAACTTTGGCAACGATTTGTCATTCTTTTAGCTGTTGTTCTACTTTGCATTGGTTGTAGTAGTGTACCTTCTCTCAGCTATAACCCTTGGCAAGTTATTACTGTTCCAACTGAGGCTAACTTGCAAGATATTAGCTTTACTGACAACCTCCAACATGGCTGGTTAGTGGGCAGTAAATCAACGCTTTTGGAAACAACAGATGGAGGTCAAACTTGGCAGCCTATAAACCTAGACTTGGAAAATCAAAATTATCTCTTTTCCGCCGTTAGTTTTTCTGGTCAGGAAGGGTGGATTGTCGGCAAGCCATCAGTCCTACTGCACACCACTGATGGTGGTAGTTCATGGTCCCGAATTCCGCTGAGTGAACAGCTACCTGGTAACCCCAACACTATTCTGGCACTAGGACCGCAGTCGGCGGAGATGACTACAGATGTGGGAGCAATTTATCAGACAAAAGATGGTGGCAAAACCTGGAAAGCAATGGTTCAGCAAGCAGTCGGTGTAGTTCGTAATATTGCTCGTTCACCAGATGGCAAGTATGTAGCCGTATCCACCAAGGGCAACTTCTACTCCACTTGGGAACCAGGACAGAATGCTTGGGAACCTCATAATCGCAATAGTTCCCGTCGCGTTCAAAATATGGGATTTGGTCAAGATGGAAGGATATGGATGCTGGCAAGGGGAGGTCAGGTGCAATTTACCAAGCCTGAAAATCTCGATCAGTGGGAAGAGCCTCAACATCCAGAGTTGTCTACTAGTTGGGGCTTACTTGATTTGGCATACCGGACACCGAATGAAATTTGGCTAAGTGGCGGTAGTGGTAACTTGC
This window of the Chroococcidiopsis sp. CCMEE 29 genome carries:
- a CDS encoding DUF4330 domain-containing protein, with translation MKILDSQGRLFGKVSILDLGAALVILLVLVGIFFFPGTSGSVAQVGTTTKPVEIDLIVRGLNVRDPQQLFEQGLKAGGKTNVIIRNQPHGQIAVKAVKLLPRTTLVPQPDGSVRELPDPRGNLFNTDMLLTLDGKAQITKNGPVIGNSKLKIGVPVELEGFNYNFNSSVIDIRLKD
- a CDS encoding M48 family metallopeptidase codes for the protein MFNLFSFFSRRHQHRWLYPLLSLIVAFGIFVGSLQPSQALPWFDLLIRGVQVIQLSNVSDKEEIQLGRQINQQLVSREFQLYRNESVNRYVDQIGQRLAARSDRSNIPYTFQVVNNKSVNAFATAGGFVYVTTGLMTTADNEAQLASVLAHEIGHISNRHLIQQMRQTAIAGGVATAAGVDRNRAVQIGVDLALRRPNSRQDEFEADQTGLRTLGRAGYAESAMVAFMEKLLKQGRSAPSFLSTHPATGDRITALRREIDPQKADGDGLNNAAYKANIRPLLS
- a CDS encoding metallophosphoesterase family protein is translated as MSEASYRRIVIGDVHGYYDGLMLLLEAIAPGSDDQVYFLGDLIDRGPQSSQVVDFVQQSSYYCLLGNHEQMLIDVLSRRVSSQVRHAWLYSGGYETLNSYKKATVPEHHLEWLLSLPTHLDLGDIWLVHAGIDPRIPLAEQTAEQFCWVREEFHSMRQPYFPNKLIVVGHTITFTLPGVRPGELAQGQGWLDIDTGAYHRKSGFLTGLDLTNRLVYQVDVFDKSIRTLPLEEVVTRVDPARVVAR
- a CDS encoding GNAT family N-acetyltransferase — translated: MKAEYRNFLIRDWEKSDRAAAAEVISSVLVEYGLGWEPAGADRDVLEVEECYLSTGGEFWVIEHQGQLVGTGGYYPVVRGEKAVEIRKMYLLPAARGQGLGKFLLQKLEQAITARRFQQIWIETASVLVEAIKLYESSGYQPETGVETARCDRIYVKTV
- a CDS encoding NAD(P)H-quinone oxidoreductase subunit J is translated as MAEESKPVPASEQTDNAEASQLVEVGKVSRWLTENGFEHEAMELDRKGVEIIKVDRNYLLPLATALYAYGFNYLQCQCGYDSGPGQDLVSMYHLIKLSDNADRPEELRVKVFLPREDPKVPSVYWIWKTADWQERESYDMFGIIYEGHPNLKRLLMPEDWVGWPLRKDYVSPDFYELQDAY
- the ndhK gene encoding photosynthetic/respiratory NAD(P)H-quinone oxidoreductase subunit K; the encoded protein is MVLNNMTNQDTALAEQQGRIINPIERPTVTQDLSENVILTTVDDLYNWSRLSSLWPLLFGTACCFIEFAALIGSRFDFDRFGLIPRSSPRQADLIITAGTITMKMAPQLVRLYEQMPDPKYVIAMGACTITGGMFSVDSPTAVRGVDKLIPVDVYLPGCPPRPEAIIDAIIKLRKKIANESMQERSQIKQTHRYYSSTHNMKVVESILTGQYLQSDTRQAPSKELMEAMGMPIPTALESAEKEEMRRG
- the ndhC gene encoding photosynthetic/respiratory NAD(P)H-quinone oxidoreductase subunit C encodes the protein MFVLSGYEYLLGFLLICSLVPALALSASKLLRPSGRNPERRTTYESGMEPIGGAWIQFNIRYYMFALVFVIFDVETVFLYPWAVAFHTLGLLAFVEALIFIAILVVALVYAWRKGALEWS
- a CDS encoding rubredoxin; translation: MSEPAVDTQMLDRHECRVCGYVYEPAQGDSKYPVSPGTPFEQLPSAWRCPVCGARTAQFTNIGPTGKASGFQENLNYGLGVNKLTPLQKNILIFGGLALAFLFFLSLYGLQ
- a CDS encoding photosynthesis system II assembly factor Ycf48, producing MPSILKLWQRFVILLAVVLLCIGCSSVPSLSYNPWQVITVPTEANLQDISFTDNLQHGWLVGSKSTLLETTDGGQTWQPINLDLENQNYLFSAVSFSGQEGWIVGKPSVLLHTTDGGSSWSRIPLSEQLPGNPNTILALGPQSAEMTTDVGAIYQTKDGGKTWKAMVQQAVGVVRNIARSPDGKYVAVSTKGNFYSTWEPGQNAWEPHNRNSSRRVQNMGFGQDGRIWMLARGGQVQFTKPENLDQWEEPQHPELSTSWGLLDLAYRTPNEIWLSGGSGNLLCSLDGGKTWQKDREVEDVPANLYKIVFLSPQQGFIIGQGGILLKYQQPVESA